A genomic segment from Propioniciclava sp. MC1595 encodes:
- the treZ gene encoding malto-oligosyltrehalose trehalohydrolase, protein MPDVTVWAPLAESVEAVLGDERRALTRAGEHWTIDLPVGTDYLLSVDGGEPRPDPRSPRQPHGVHGPSRVWDAAGFRWSDTEWAGREVLGGVFYELHVGTFTPEGTLDGAIERLPHLVELGVDTVELMPVVPFPGERGWGYDGVSWHAVHESYGGPEALQRFVDAAHGLGLAVCLDVVHNHFGPAGNYAAVFGPYFTIKHHTPWGAAINLDDDHAEGVRAFIVDNAVRWLRDFHLDALRLDAVHALIDDSPRHVLSEMADAVASLGRELGRPLTLIAESDLNDVTMVTPTAEGGLGMDGQWADDVHHALHSWLTGETFGYYVGFGAPETLAHAFERVFVHDGSHSTFRDTAWGAPVPDDVDRRRFVTFTQNHDQVGNRGLGDRPDERLPAGAVAGGAALLLLGPFTPMLFQGQEWGTQRPFRFFSDHEPDLGSLISAGRMREFADHGWGEIYGPDADIVDPQDPAAFEASVLDWDEPTQEAHAAMLAWHRTLIGLRREHFGRGIDAPRHPVSTRHGDDWFALTHGPLTVVAAPRAGAEVSCPGELVARFGEVEHAADGTLSLDSASVAVVRSASGT, encoded by the coding sequence CGACCTCCCCGTCGGCACCGACTACCTCCTGAGCGTCGACGGCGGCGAGCCCCGCCCGGACCCGCGCAGCCCGCGCCAGCCGCACGGCGTCCACGGCCCCAGCCGGGTGTGGGACGCCGCGGGCTTCCGCTGGTCCGACACAGAGTGGGCCGGGCGCGAGGTCCTCGGCGGGGTGTTCTACGAGCTGCACGTCGGCACGTTCACCCCCGAGGGCACCCTCGACGGGGCGATCGAACGACTCCCCCACCTGGTCGAGCTGGGCGTCGACACGGTCGAACTGATGCCGGTCGTCCCGTTCCCGGGCGAGCGAGGCTGGGGCTACGACGGGGTCAGCTGGCACGCGGTGCACGAGTCCTACGGCGGCCCCGAGGCGCTGCAGCGGTTCGTCGACGCCGCCCACGGACTGGGGCTGGCGGTCTGCCTCGACGTGGTGCACAACCACTTCGGCCCCGCCGGCAACTATGCCGCGGTGTTCGGCCCCTACTTCACGATCAAGCACCACACCCCGTGGGGCGCGGCGATCAACCTCGACGACGACCACGCCGAGGGCGTCCGGGCGTTCATCGTCGACAACGCGGTCCGCTGGTTGCGCGACTTCCACCTCGATGCGCTCCGGCTCGACGCCGTGCACGCGCTGATCGATGACTCGCCGCGGCACGTCCTGTCCGAGATGGCCGACGCGGTGGCCAGCCTCGGCCGCGAACTCGGGCGTCCCCTCACCCTGATCGCGGAGTCTGACCTCAACGACGTCACGATGGTCACGCCCACCGCCGAGGGCGGCCTGGGCATGGACGGCCAGTGGGCCGACGACGTGCACCACGCCCTGCACAGCTGGCTCACCGGCGAGACGTTCGGCTACTACGTCGGCTTCGGCGCACCCGAGACCCTCGCGCACGCGTTCGAGCGGGTGTTCGTGCACGACGGCTCGCACTCGACGTTCCGCGACACGGCCTGGGGCGCCCCCGTCCCCGACGACGTCGACCGCCGCCGGTTCGTCACCTTCACCCAGAACCACGACCAGGTCGGCAACCGCGGCCTGGGCGACCGGCCCGACGAGCGCCTCCCCGCGGGGGCCGTGGCCGGCGGCGCCGCCCTCCTCCTGCTCGGCCCGTTCACGCCGATGCTGTTCCAAGGCCAGGAGTGGGGCACCCAGCGTCCGTTCCGCTTCTTCTCCGACCACGAGCCCGACCTCGGCTCCCTGATCAGCGCGGGCCGCATGCGCGAGTTCGCCGACCACGGCTGGGGCGAGATCTACGGCCCGGACGCCGACATCGTCGACCCGCAGGACCCGGCCGCCTTCGAGGCCTCGGTCCTCGACTGGGACGAGCCGACGCAGGAGGCGCACGCGGCGATGCTCGCCTGGCACCGCACGCTCATCGGCCTCCGCCGGGAGCACTTCGGAAGGGGGATCGACGCCCCCCGGCATCCGGTCTCCACCCGGCACGGGGACGACTGGTTCGCGCTCACCCACGGCCCCCTCACGGTCGTCGCGGCACCGCGCGCCGGCGCCGAGGTCAGCTGTCCGGGGGAACTCGTCGCCCGGTTCGGAGAGGTCGAGCACGCCGCCGACGGCACACTGAGCCTGGACTCCGCATCCGTGGCCGTGGTGCGGAGCGCGTCTGGCACCTAG
- a CDS encoding FHA domain-containing protein translates to MSELLVLALKFAFLALLWVFILFTGAVIRSDLFGRRVPTAAVQAAPAASGTAQPARRSRRARRTPTTLRITKGKQAGLTMGLGEHLKIGRSTDCQLILDDDYVSTRHARIYRSGDGYLVEDLGSTNGTYLNNERLSSPAPFSTSDTLRIGRTLIVVEA, encoded by the coding sequence ATGTCTGAGCTCCTCGTCCTCGCCCTCAAGTTCGCCTTCCTCGCCCTGTTGTGGGTGTTCATCCTGTTCACCGGCGCGGTGATCCGGTCCGACCTGTTCGGCCGGCGGGTCCCCACGGCAGCCGTGCAGGCCGCGCCCGCGGCGTCCGGCACCGCGCAGCCGGCGCGCCGGAGCCGCCGCGCCCGCCGCACCCCCACCACGCTGCGCATCACCAAGGGCAAGCAGGCCGGCCTCACGATGGGCCTGGGCGAGCACCTGAAGATCGGGCGGAGCACCGACTGCCAGCTGATCCTCGACGACGACTACGTGTCGACGCGGCACGCCCGGATCTACCGCAGCGGCGACGGCTACCTGGTCGAGGACCTGGGCTCCACCAACGGCACCTACCTCAACAACGAGCGCCTCAGCTCGCCCGCGCCGTTCTCGACCTCCGACACCCTGCGCATCGGTCGGACCCTCATCGTCGTGGAGGCCTGA
- a CDS encoding DUF3662 and FHA domain-containing protein, with the protein MGVFDNLERKLEGVVNGAFARAFKGDVQPVEITARLQKELDAEARLLSRDRRLVPNDFTIGLSRHDYDRLVPYSRTLNSDIIPQLREYAANAGYVFNGPVTIAYELEANLPVGRFTVESQAVAAAATPATTTAIRRAVLVLEVNGIRHPLSPPGFTLGRGTDADVRINDPGISRLHARVSVRGAEDAPQVTIEDMGSTNGIVVDGRRVQTATLTAGSRVELGSTRMLVRSPVSDV; encoded by the coding sequence GTGGGAGTCTTCGACAACCTCGAGCGCAAGCTCGAAGGTGTCGTCAACGGTGCCTTCGCGCGTGCCTTCAAGGGCGACGTGCAGCCCGTCGAGATCACCGCGCGCCTGCAGAAGGAGCTGGACGCCGAGGCCCGCCTGCTCTCGCGCGACCGCCGGCTGGTGCCCAACGACTTCACGATCGGGCTCTCGCGGCACGACTACGACCGACTGGTGCCGTACAGCCGCACGCTGAACTCCGACATCATCCCGCAGCTGCGCGAGTACGCGGCGAACGCGGGCTACGTCTTCAACGGCCCCGTCACCATTGCCTACGAGCTCGAGGCGAACCTGCCGGTGGGCCGCTTCACCGTCGAGAGCCAGGCGGTCGCCGCCGCGGCGACGCCGGCGACGACCACGGCCATCCGGCGGGCGGTGCTGGTGCTGGAGGTCAACGGCATCCGCCACCCGCTCTCCCCGCCCGGGTTCACGCTGGGCCGGGGCACCGACGCCGACGTCCGCATCAACGACCCCGGGATCTCCCGCCTGCACGCCCGCGTGAGCGTGCGCGGCGCCGAGGACGCCCCGCAGGTCACCATCGAGGACATGGGGTCGACCAACGGCATCGTCGTGGACGGGCGCCGCGTGCAGACCGCCACCTTGACCGCAGGGTCGCGGGTCGAGCTCGGCAGCACGCGCATGCTGGTCAGGTCGCCGGTGAGTGATGTCTGA